In a single window of the Nodularia spumigena CCY9414 genome:
- a CDS encoding type ISP restriction/modification enzyme, translated as MSRLLVSQYQAEVQKIIQFGGSRKETSIRVAFQNLLNEYCKPRDFLLIPELDYKLPNGKFVYPDGTVKDALRLDWGYWESKDQYDNLDQEIEKKLNKGYPDSNILFEDSQTAVLIQAGTENQRVSMQDAEALDGIITNFINYVRPEVKDFRSAIETFKQDLPTVLDSLRDLIDSQGKNNISFEAARNKFWDICKESINPEISLFDIREMMIQHILTEDIFLNIFNESQFHRENNVARELQGVISTFFTGNLKRNTLGTIDRYYAVIRRTAANIYNHQEKQKFLKALYENFYKAYNPKAADRLGIVYTPNEIVRFMIESVDFLVHQNFGKLLADKDVEILDPATGTGTFITELIDYLPQHSLEYKYKHEIHCNEVAILPYYIANLNIEYTYKQKMGVYEEFENICFVDTLDHTSFAGKQMDLFAMSVENTARIKRQNDRSISVIIGNPPYNAKQENFNDNNANRTYAAIDKLIKESYVKYSKAQNNIVLYDMYTRFIRWASDRLGKNGIIAFVSNSSFIDSITYDGFRKVVAKEFNEIYVIDTKGNARTSGERRRKEGGNVFSDEIRVGIAVYFLVRNEHAEGFKVYYNSIKDYTDAEDKKKYFSSQKFRDLGFTHFKPDNNGNWINQADNDFDSLLPLADKDVKVGKGEEAVFKLFSRGVATQRDEWVYDFSQNALEEKVKFLVGIYQKTLKDSNYTNKNQIKWDRELTKYLDKRINKNFQPQQIIKSLYRPYNQQYLYFDKHFNGMTYQWFNIYNNSDLENKYIALSGIGSSKYFHCLTSNLLIGLDTIEKTQCLPLYRYDKEGKRIDNITDWGLKQIQSHYQDKTITKIDIFHYTYAVLHNPEYRKKYELNLKRDFPRLPFYENFAQWVNWGKQLMELHINYETVAPYNLTRVDIPLKDYQKTPKPKLKADKTKGNIILDDVTTLQSIPSQAWEYMLGNRCALEWILDQYKEKKPKDPTIAEKFNTYRFADYKEQVIDLLMRVCTVSVETMKIINLMSSSQP; from the coding sequence ATGTCCAGACTTTTAGTTAGTCAATATCAAGCGGAAGTACAGAAAATTATCCAGTTTGGTGGTTCACGGAAGGAAACTTCTATTCGTGTGGCTTTTCAAAATCTCTTGAATGAATATTGCAAACCGAGAGATTTTTTACTGATTCCTGAGTTGGATTATAAGTTACCCAACGGCAAATTTGTTTATCCTGATGGTACTGTTAAGGATGCTTTGCGTTTAGATTGGGGTTACTGGGAAAGTAAAGACCAATACGATAATTTAGATCAAGAAATTGAAAAGAAGTTAAATAAGGGTTATCCTGATAGTAATATTTTATTTGAAGATTCCCAAACTGCGGTTTTAATTCAAGCTGGTACAGAAAATCAGCGCGTCTCTATGCAGGATGCTGAGGCGTTAGATGGCATTATTACCAATTTTATTAATTATGTCAGACCGGAAGTTAAAGATTTTCGGTCAGCTATAGAAACTTTTAAGCAAGATTTACCCACTGTTTTAGATTCTCTCAGAGATTTGATAGATAGTCAAGGGAAAAATAACATTTCTTTTGAAGCAGCTAGAAATAAGTTTTGGGATATTTGCAAAGAATCAATTAACCCGGAAATCAGTTTGTTTGATATTCGGGAAATGATGATTCAGCATATTCTCACTGAAGATATTTTTCTGAATATTTTTAATGAGTCGCAGTTTCACAGAGAAAATAATGTGGCGCGGGAGTTACAAGGAGTAATTTCTACCTTTTTTACCGGAAATCTCAAGCGCAACACTTTAGGAACCATTGATAGATATTATGCAGTGATTCGACGGACTGCGGCAAATATTTATAATCACCAAGAAAAGCAGAAGTTTCTCAAGGCGTTATATGAGAACTTTTATAAAGCTTATAATCCCAAAGCTGCGGACAGGTTGGGAATTGTCTATACTCCTAATGAAATTGTCCGGTTTATGATTGAAAGTGTAGATTTTTTAGTACATCAGAATTTTGGTAAGTTGTTAGCTGATAAAGATGTAGAAATTTTAGATCCTGCGACGGGTACGGGGACTTTTATTACCGAATTGATTGATTATTTACCCCAGCACAGTTTGGAGTACAAGTATAAACATGAAATTCATTGTAATGAGGTGGCGATTTTACCTTATTATATTGCGAATTTGAATATTGAGTACACCTATAAGCAGAAAATGGGGGTGTATGAGGAGTTTGAGAATATTTGTTTTGTCGATACTTTAGATCATACATCTTTTGCGGGTAAGCAAATGGATTTGTTTGCTATGAGTGTGGAGAATACCGCCAGGATAAAACGCCAGAATGATCGAAGTATTTCGGTGATTATTGGTAATCCTCCTTATAATGCCAAGCAGGAAAACTTTAATGATAATAACGCTAATCGTACTTATGCAGCAATAGATAAGTTAATTAAGGAAAGTTACGTTAAATATAGCAAGGCTCAGAATAATATTGTACTTTATGATATGTACACTCGGTTTATTCGCTGGGCTTCTGATAGACTGGGTAAAAATGGCATTATTGCATTTGTTTCTAACAGTTCTTTTATAGATTCTATTACTTATGACGGGTTTAGAAAAGTTGTCGCTAAAGAATTTAATGAAATTTATGTTATTGACACTAAAGGTAATGCGAGAACAAGCGGAGAAAGAAGACGCAAAGAGGGTGGTAATGTCTTTAGTGATGAAATTAGGGTAGGTATAGCTGTTTATTTTTTAGTCAGGAATGAACACGCGGAAGGTTTTAAGGTTTATTATAATTCAATTAAAGATTATACCGATGCAGAGGACAAGAAAAAATATTTTAGTTCTCAGAAATTTAGAGATTTAGGTTTTACCCATTTTAAACCAGATAATAACGGTAACTGGATAAATCAAGCTGATAATGATTTTGACAGTCTTTTACCTTTGGCTGATAAGGATGTGAAAGTAGGTAAGGGAGAAGAAGCTGTATTTAAGTTGTTTTCTAGAGGTGTAGCAACTCAAAGAGATGAATGGGTTTATGATTTTTCGCAAAATGCGCTAGAAGAAAAAGTCAAATTTTTAGTTGGAATTTATCAAAAAACACTGAAGGATTCAAACTATACCAACAAAAATCAAATTAAATGGGATAGGGAATTAACTAAATATTTAGATAAAAGAATTAATAAGAATTTTCAGCCTCAACAAATTATTAAAAGTTTATACCGTCCATATAATCAACAGTATCTTTATTTTGATAAGCATTTTAACGGGATGACTTATCAATGGTTTAATATCTATAATAATAGTGACTTAGAAAATAAATATATTGCTTTGTCAGGTATTGGTTCAAGCAAGTATTTTCACTGTCTTACCTCTAATTTATTAATTGGGTTAGATACAATTGAAAAAACTCAATGTTTACCCCTATACCGCTACGACAAAGAAGGAAAACGCATTGATAATATAACCGACTGGGGACTAAAACAAATTCAAAGCCATTACCAAGATAAAACAATTACAAAAATAGATATCTTCCATTATACCTACGCAGTCTTACATAACCCAGAGTACCGGAAAAAATACGAACTCAACCTGAAACGCGACTTTCCCCGTTTACCGTTTTATGAAAACTTCGCGCAATGGGTTAACTGGGGAAAACAACTCATGGAATTACATATTAATTATGAAACAGTCGCACCTTATAACCTCACCCGTGTTGATATTCCCTTAAAAGATTACCAAAAAACACCCAAACCCAAATTAAAAGCCGATAAAACCAAAGGAAATATAATTTTAGATGATGTCACCACATTACAAAGTATTCCCAGTCAAGCTTGGGAATATATGCTCGGTAATCGCTGCGCCTTAGAATGGATTTTAGATCAATATAAAGAGAAAAAACCCAAAGATCCCACCATTGCAGAAAAATTTAACACTTACCGATTTGCAGATTATAAAGAACAGGTGATAGATTTATTAATGCGGGTGTGTACCGTCAGTGTGGAAACCATGAAGATTATTAATCTTATGTCTAGCAGTCAGCCATAA
- a CDS encoding type II toxin-antitoxin system RelE family toxin, producing the protein MQSEASPIQIALTPRFKRDLRELAKRYRSIRSDIQPLIEQLQAGKIPGDRIAGVKYQVFKVRLKNSNIQKGKSGGYRVIYYVKTEQEIILTTIYSKSDISDVNNQIIEEAIAKHEQEIKIEDNPN; encoded by the coding sequence ATGCAGAGTGAAGCATCACCGATTCAGATTGCTCTTACACCACGTTTTAAAAGGGATTTACGAGAACTTGCTAAACGCTATCGTTCAATTCGTAGTGATATCCAACCCTTAATAGAGCAACTTCAAGCAGGTAAAATTCCTGGAGATAGAATTGCTGGAGTTAAATATCAGGTTTTTAAAGTTCGTCTGAAAAATAGCAACATTCAAAAAGGAAAAAGTGGAGGCTATCGAGTCATTTATTATGTTAAAACTGAACAAGAAATCATCCTGACGACAATTTATTCTAAATCCGATATTTCAGATGTTAATAATCAAATTATTGAAGAAGCGATCGCAAAACATGAACAAGAAATTAAAATAGAAGATAATCCGAACTAA